The following coding sequences are from one Oryzisolibacter sp. LB2S window:
- the flgG gene encoding flagellar basal-body rod protein FlgG has translation MINSLWIAKTGMSAQQTQLDVISHNLANVSTTGFKRNNAVFEDLIYQNLRQVGSQTSEENQLPTGLHLGLGVRTVATSRNFTQGSLQQSNNSLDVAINGDGFFEIQLPDGTIGYTRDGSFQLDSQGRLVTSGGLPVGNGITVPQGASSVSISESGVVSAVVAGSTAPVELGQLAMSSFINPAGLQPVGQNMYKESAASGPPQQGQPGTNGLGVMRQGFLETSNVNVVEELVTMIQTQRAYEMNSKAIQTSDQMLAKLSQL, from the coding sequence ATGATCAATTCCCTGTGGATCGCCAAGACCGGCATGAGCGCCCAGCAGACCCAACTGGACGTGATCTCGCACAACCTGGCCAACGTCTCCACCACCGGCTTCAAGCGCAACAACGCGGTGTTCGAGGACCTGATCTACCAGAACCTGCGCCAGGTCGGCAGCCAGACCAGCGAGGAGAACCAGCTGCCCACGGGCCTGCACCTGGGCCTGGGCGTGCGCACCGTGGCCACCAGCCGCAACTTCACGCAAGGCAGTCTGCAGCAGTCGAACAACAGCCTGGACGTGGCCATCAACGGCGACGGCTTCTTCGAGATCCAGCTGCCCGACGGCACCATTGGCTACACGCGCGACGGCTCGTTCCAGCTCGACTCGCAGGGGCGCCTGGTGACGTCAGGCGGCCTGCCCGTGGGCAACGGCATCACCGTCCCGCAGGGAGCGAGCAGCGTCAGCATCAGCGAATCCGGGGTAGTCAGCGCTGTCGTCGCGGGCAGCACCGCACCGGTGGAGCTGGGCCAGCTGGCCATGTCCAGTTTCATCAATCCCGCGGGGCTGCAGCCCGTGGGGCAGAACATGTACAAGGAGTCGGCCGCCTCGGGCCCACCACAGCAGGGTCAGCCGGGCACGAACGGCCTGGGCGTCATGCGCCAGGGCTTTCTCGAGACCTCCAACGTCAACGTGGTCGAGGAGCTCGTGACCATGATCCAGACCCAGCGCGCCTACGAGATGAACTCCAAGGCCATTCAGACCAGCGACCAGATGCTGGCCAAGCTGTCGCAGCTGTGA
- the flgK gene encoding flagellar hook-associated protein FlgK, whose product MSLLNVGARALLANQVALQTTGHNIANVSTAGYSRQSVSMQTVQGQFSGGGYIGNGVQVATILRNHNELLTRQAAAAQAVQAGDTVRAERLAQLQDVFKGGTSGLGAAITDMLNSLADVVASPNDITARTVTLTRMDEMASRMRGSAEQLQEIAYSVTEQLNNDATRINQLAKSIAEANEQIARVKGNGQSPNDLLDRRDQLIRELNQYIQTTQIPADDGTVGVFIGGSQALVLGSAASEVSVGESTQFPGSGQMRLFFNRQGAAPVEMEDGTLGGGEVAGLLRFANNGLTEGRNLLGRMALAIGMSMNAQNRLGLTLDGNTGGDLFTVPASSPGYTKSLTAVGSTVSYSDPTRFAASDYEVRFTPSGDPMVVRLSDNQATSFTGTTYPAQLTVDGLTFHLPAGGAAGESILFKPFTGAAATMQSLVYSPRELAAANPVNAAMGTSNGGTLQLASLKATGIPALTLPAAGTPATLTFNGTGGFTITNGGTPMDIATTPPTPLTPITVGPPPVYSYTSGQAINIDGWQITLQGNPNAGDTVTVGNALDPLHGGIYTRNAGNASALMALRDVKMFDESTLADGYAGLMAQVGTRTQSAQYAANLSESIASNLEASRTAVSGVNLDEEAAKLIQYQQAYQASAKVLQIAQNIFDNLIQTMGR is encoded by the coding sequence ATGAGCCTGCTCAACGTCGGCGCCCGCGCCCTCCTCGCCAACCAGGTCGCCCTGCAGACCACAGGGCACAACATCGCCAACGTCAGCACGGCAGGCTATTCGCGCCAGAGCGTGTCCATGCAGACCGTGCAGGGCCAATTCAGCGGCGGCGGCTACATCGGCAACGGCGTGCAGGTGGCCACCATCCTGCGCAACCACAACGAGCTGCTCACGCGCCAGGCCGCGGCCGCCCAGGCCGTGCAGGCCGGCGACACGGTGCGCGCCGAGCGTCTGGCGCAGCTGCAGGACGTATTCAAGGGCGGCACCAGTGGCCTGGGCGCGGCCATCACCGACATGCTCAACTCGCTGGCCGACGTCGTCGCCTCGCCCAACGACATCACGGCGCGCACCGTCACGCTCACGCGCATGGACGAAATGGCATCGCGCATGCGCGGCAGCGCCGAACAGTTGCAGGAGATCGCATATTCGGTCACCGAGCAGCTGAACAACGACGCGACGCGCATCAACCAGCTGGCCAAGAGCATTGCCGAGGCCAACGAGCAGATCGCGCGCGTCAAGGGCAACGGCCAGTCGCCCAACGACCTGCTGGACCGGCGCGACCAGCTGATCCGCGAGCTCAACCAGTACATACAGACCACGCAGATCCCTGCCGACGACGGCACCGTGGGCGTGTTCATCGGCGGCAGCCAGGCGCTGGTGCTGGGCAGCGCGGCCAGCGAGGTGTCGGTGGGCGAGTCAACGCAGTTCCCGGGCAGCGGCCAGATGCGACTGTTCTTCAACCGCCAGGGCGCGGCGCCCGTGGAGATGGAGGACGGCACGCTCGGCGGTGGCGAGGTGGCGGGCCTGCTGCGCTTTGCCAACAACGGCCTGACCGAGGGGCGCAACCTGCTCGGGCGCATGGCGCTGGCCATTGGCATGAGCATGAACGCCCAGAATCGCCTGGGCCTGACGCTCGATGGAAACACCGGGGGCGACCTGTTCACCGTACCCGCCAGCAGCCCCGGCTACACCAAGAGCCTGACGGCCGTCGGCAGCACGGTGTCGTACAGCGATCCCACACGGTTCGCCGCTTCGGACTATGAGGTGCGATTCACCCCCAGCGGCGACCCGATGGTCGTTCGTCTGTCGGACAACCAGGCCACCTCGTTCACCGGCACCACCTACCCGGCTCAGCTCACCGTCGACGGGCTGACGTTCCACCTTCCTGCGGGAGGGGCTGCCGGCGAAAGCATTCTGTTCAAGCCGTTCACTGGCGCCGCCGCCACCATGCAGTCCCTGGTGTACTCGCCGCGCGAGCTGGCCGCTGCCAACCCCGTGAACGCGGCCATGGGCACGTCCAACGGCGGCACGCTGCAGCTCGCGAGCCTGAAGGCCACGGGCATCCCGGCTCTGACGCTCCCAGCCGCCGGAACCCCTGCGACCCTGACATTCAATGGCACAGGCGGCTTCACCATCACCAATGGCGGCACGCCGATGGACATCGCCACCACACCGCCGACGCCACTCACCCCCATCACCGTCGGCCCCCCTCCGGTCTATTCCTATACCTCGGGCCAGGCCATCAACATCGACGGCTGGCAGATCACCCTGCAGGGCAACCCCAATGCCGGTGACACCGTGACCGTGGGCAACGCCCTGGACCCGCTACACGGCGGCATCTACACCCGCAACGCCGGCAACGCCAGCGCCCTGATGGCGCTGCGCGACGTGAAGATGTTCGACGAGTCCACGCTGGCCGATGGCTACGCCGGCCTCATGGCCCAGGTGGGCACGCGCACGCAAAGCGCGCAGTACGCGGCCAATCTCTCGGAATCCATTGCCAGCAACCTGGAGGCCAGCCGCACGGCGGTCTCGGGCGTGAACCTGGACGAGGAGGCCGCCAAGCTGATCCAGTACCAGCAGGCCTACCAGGCCTCGGCAAAGGTGCTGCAGATCGCACAGAACATCTTCGACAACCTGATCCAGACCATGGGCCGATGA
- the flgC gene encoding flagellar basal body rod protein FlgC, which translates to MSMFSIFNVSGSAISAQSQRLNVVASNLANVDAVAGPDGQAYRARQVVFQTTPMGPDGAAGVRVSTIQESDAPGRRVHDPANPVADAEGYVTHANVNAVEEMVNMISASRSYQNNVEVMNTAKSLLLKTLQMGQ; encoded by the coding sequence ATGTCCATGTTCTCCATCTTCAACGTCTCGGGCAGCGCCATCAGCGCGCAGTCGCAGCGCCTGAACGTCGTCGCCAGCAACCTGGCCAACGTGGACGCCGTGGCCGGCCCCGACGGCCAGGCCTACAGGGCGCGCCAGGTGGTGTTCCAGACCACACCCATGGGCCCGGACGGCGCCGCCGGCGTGCGCGTCTCCACCATCCAGGAGAGCGATGCACCGGGCCGGCGCGTGCACGACCCGGCCAACCCCGTGGCCGACGCCGAGGGCTATGTGACGCACGCCAACGTGAACGCGGTGGAGGAGATGGTCAACATGATCTCGGCCTCGCGCTCGTACCAGAACAACGTGGAGGTCATGAACACGGCCAAGTCGCTGCTGCTCAAGACCCTGCAGATGGGCCAGTAA
- the flgJ gene encoding flagellar assembly peptidoglycan hydrolase FlgJ, whose protein sequence is MAFSPTLTHAANARQSLAVDGRALNALKLQAGNGETQADATREAAKQLESLFMRELIKSMREATAKSGLLDSAEGNLAGDLFDQQLSVQMSGLPGGLSEAIQRQLSRQLGGGETTLLPGSTLSLDSTLRKSSPVDNPRARGPKGREDFVQHHHAAATRVAQDSGIPASFMLGQAGHETGWGRSEIRTRDGSNSFNLFGIKAGKGWTGKVAEVTTTEYVNGQPRKTVARFRAYDSYEESFRDYARLINENPRYEKARTQTHSAQAYAAALQKAGYATDPQYASKLSRAIQSTLGVARSPLLAQAQGTRT, encoded by the coding sequence ATGGCCTTCTCTCCCACCCTCACGCACGCCGCGAACGCGCGCCAGTCGCTGGCCGTGGACGGGCGCGCGCTCAACGCGCTCAAGCTGCAGGCCGGCAACGGCGAGACCCAGGCCGACGCCACCCGCGAGGCAGCCAAGCAGCTCGAGTCCCTGTTCATGCGCGAGCTCATCAAGAGCATGCGCGAGGCCACGGCCAAGTCCGGCCTGCTCGACAGCGCCGAGGGCAATCTGGCGGGCGATCTGTTCGACCAGCAGCTGTCGGTGCAGATGTCCGGCCTGCCCGGCGGGCTGTCCGAGGCCATACAGCGCCAGCTGTCCAGGCAACTCGGCGGTGGCGAGACCACGCTGTTGCCAGGCTCCACGCTGAGCCTGGACAGTACCCTGCGCAAGAGCAGCCCCGTGGACAACCCGCGCGCGCGCGGCCCCAAGGGGCGCGAGGACTTCGTGCAGCACCACCATGCGGCCGCCACGCGCGTCGCGCAGGACAGCGGCATCCCGGCGAGCTTCATGCTCGGCCAGGCCGGCCACGAGACCGGCTGGGGCAGGAGCGAGATCCGCACCAGGGACGGCAGCAACTCCTTCAACCTGTTCGGCATCAAGGCCGGCAAGGGCTGGACCGGCAAGGTGGCCGAGGTCACAACCACCGAGTACGTGAACGGCCAACCGCGCAAGACGGTGGCCAGATTCCGCGCCTACGACTCCTACGAGGAATCGTTTCGCGACTACGCAAGACTGATCAACGAGAACCCGCGCTACGAGAAGGCGCGCACCCAGACCCACTCGGCCCAGGCCTACGCGGCGGCGCTGCAAAAGGCCGGCTACGCCACCGACCCGCAGTACGCCAGCAAGCTCAGCCGCGCCATCCAGAGCACGCTGGGCGTGGCGCGCTCGCCGCTGCTGGCGCAGGCCCAGGGCACACGTACCTGA
- the flgM gene encoding flagellar biosynthesis anti-sigma factor FlgM, whose amino-acid sequence MKIGNNPDSANLVSQAAARQQARAAAPAPAAEAAAQTASRATAGVPVTLSSAARGVEAGRSTADFDAGKVRAVKAAIENGTFKVDAEAVADKLLANAQEVLSHTRG is encoded by the coding sequence ATGAAGATAGGCAACAACCCGGATAGCGCGAATCTCGTGTCCCAGGCCGCCGCCAGGCAGCAGGCCAGGGCGGCTGCGCCCGCGCCGGCCGCCGAGGCCGCAGCGCAGACTGCGTCGCGTGCCACGGCGGGAGTGCCTGTCACGCTGTCGTCGGCGGCGCGCGGCGTCGAGGCCGGCCGCAGCACCGCGGACTTCGATGCCGGCAAGGTCAGGGCCGTCAAGGCCGCTATCGAAAACGGTACCTTCAAGGTCGACGCCGAGGCCGTGGCCGACAAGCTGCTGGCCAACGCGCAGGAAGTCCTGTCGCACACCCGCGGCTGA
- a CDS encoding flagellar basal body L-ring protein FlgH — MTASLRLIAPAALALLAAGCASLNPPPPVDLLPTAAPPVAATPRPTGPATGSLFHAASYRPAFEDRRARLVGDIVTIQIVEKVTAKQNSSSSIDRSSKTSAGISAFPFVGASKLGKLDLGATSANEFSGKGGTESSNTFTGSISTTVIEVLPNGHLVVAGEKQIGVNENVDVLRFSGTVDPRSLQPGSVVASTQVANARLQSRGRGAQSEAQAMGWLSRAFNSVAPF, encoded by the coding sequence ATGACCGCCTCCTTGCGCCTGATCGCCCCCGCCGCCCTGGCCCTGCTGGCCGCGGGCTGCGCCAGCCTGAACCCACCGCCGCCCGTGGACCTGCTGCCCACGGCGGCGCCGCCCGTGGCCGCCACGCCGCGCCCCACGGGGCCGGCCACGGGCAGCCTGTTCCACGCCGCGAGCTACCGCCCGGCCTTCGAGGACCGGCGCGCGCGTCTGGTGGGCGACATCGTCACCATACAGATCGTGGAGAAGGTCACGGCCAAGCAGAACTCCAGCTCCAGCATCGACCGCAGCTCCAAGACATCGGCAGGCATCTCGGCCTTTCCGTTCGTCGGCGCGAGCAAGCTGGGCAAGCTGGACCTGGGCGCGACCAGCGCCAACGAGTTCTCCGGCAAGGGCGGCACGGAGAGCAGCAACACCTTCACCGGCTCGATCTCGACCACCGTCATCGAGGTGCTGCCCAACGGCCACCTGGTGGTGGCGGGCGAGAAACAGATCGGCGTGAACGAGAACGTGGACGTGCTGCGCTTCTCGGGCACGGTGGACCCGCGCTCGCTGCAGCCGGGCAGCGTGGTGGCCTCCACCCAGGTGGCCAATGCGCGCCTGCAGTCGCGCGGGCGCGGCGCGCAGAGCGAGGCCCAGGCCATGGGCTGGCTGTCGCGCGCCTTCAATTCCGTCGCCCCTTTCTGA
- the flgB gene encoding flagellar basal body rod protein FlgB → MLDKLTQRLDFHGNALLLRAERQRVIASNIANADTPGYVARDVRFADAMRAAQGMQSPTGMRQQSTSDARHIPLPAATGGSSDSRLGYGLQTQPSLDNNSVDMDRERAAFVDNAVRYEATLRFINGNAKTMLSAIQGQ, encoded by the coding sequence ATGCTCGACAAACTGACCCAGCGACTGGATTTTCACGGCAACGCGCTGCTGCTGCGTGCCGAGCGCCAGCGCGTCATCGCGAGCAACATCGCCAACGCAGACACGCCGGGCTATGTGGCGCGCGATGTCAGGTTTGCGGACGCCATGCGCGCCGCGCAGGGCATGCAGTCCCCGACCGGCATGCGCCAGCAGAGCACGAGCGATGCGCGCCATATCCCCCTGCCGGCCGCGACCGGCGGCAGCTCGGACAGCCGGCTCGGCTACGGCCTGCAGACCCAGCCCAGCCTGGACAACAACAGCGTGGACATGGACCGCGAGCGCGCCGCCTTCGTGGACAACGCCGTGCGCTACGAGGCCACGCTGCGCTTCATCAACGGCAACGCCAAGACCATGCTCAGCGCCATCCAGGGCCAGTAA
- a CDS encoding flagellar basal body P-ring protein FlgI translates to MTTFVPLPSSAAVRALRQLAAFGLLALAAALPAHALRIKEVAAVQGVRSNQLTGYGLVVGLDGTGDQTTQMPITTQAMQNYLQQAGISLPAGATAPQLKNVATVIVTAELPAFAQPGQTIDVSVASMGNAKSLRGGTLIATPLRGADGEIYALAQGNLVVGGAGASAGGSKVQVNHLSAGRIPAGALVERTVPTPLHDGETITLGLNASDFQTARKVASVINMRLGAGTAMALDGRSVQVRAPQNPGARVNFIAELEELQLPDSTPAAKVVINARTGSIVLNQAVTLGPCAIAHGNLSITISSTPVISQPAPLSQGQTVVAQKSDIQLRQDGGKVMQVPASPQLADVVRALNTLGATPQDLLAILQAIKAAGALNAELEVI, encoded by the coding sequence ATGACCACCTTTGTCCCGCTCCCCTCATCGGCCGCCGTCCGCGCGCTGCGGCAGCTTGCGGCGTTCGGGCTGCTGGCGCTGGCCGCGGCACTACCAGCGCACGCGCTGCGCATCAAGGAGGTGGCCGCCGTGCAGGGCGTGCGCAGCAACCAGCTCACGGGCTATGGCCTGGTGGTGGGGCTCGACGGCACGGGCGACCAGACCACGCAGATGCCGATCACCACCCAGGCCATGCAGAACTACCTGCAGCAGGCCGGCATCAGCCTGCCCGCGGGCGCCACGGCGCCGCAGCTCAAGAACGTGGCCACCGTGATCGTGACGGCCGAGCTGCCCGCATTTGCCCAGCCCGGCCAGACGATTGACGTGAGCGTGGCCTCCATGGGCAATGCCAAGTCGCTGCGCGGGGGCACGCTGATCGCCACGCCGCTGCGCGGCGCCGACGGCGAGATCTACGCCCTGGCCCAGGGCAACCTCGTGGTCGGCGGCGCCGGCGCTTCGGCCGGCGGCAGCAAGGTGCAGGTGAACCACCTGAGTGCGGGCCGCATCCCCGCGGGCGCCCTGGTCGAACGCACCGTGCCCACACCGCTGCACGACGGCGAGACCATCACCCTGGGCCTGAACGCCTCGGACTTCCAGACCGCGCGCAAGGTCGCCAGCGTCATCAACATGCGCCTGGGCGCGGGCACGGCCATGGCGCTCGACGGCCGCTCGGTGCAGGTGCGCGCGCCGCAGAACCCGGGTGCGCGCGTGAACTTCATCGCCGAGCTCGAGGAGCTGCAGCTGCCCGACTCCACACCCGCCGCCAAGGTGGTGATCAACGCGCGCACCGGCTCCATCGTGCTCAACCAGGCCGTGACGCTCGGCCCCTGCGCCATCGCCCATGGCAACCTGTCCATCACCATCAGCAGCACGCCCGTGATCAGCCAGCCCGCGCCGCTGTCGCAGGGCCAGACCGTGGTGGCGCAGAAGAGCGACATCCAGCTCAGGCAGGACGGCGGCAAGGTGATGCAGGTGCCGGCATCGCCACAGCTTGCCGACGTGGTGCGCGCGCTCAACACCCTGGGCGCCACGCCGCAGGACCTGCTCGCCATCCTGCAGGCCATCAAGGCCGCGGGCGCGCTCAATGCCGAGCTGGAGGTGATCTGA
- the flgA gene encoding flagellar basal body P-ring formation chaperone FlgA: MSARADQTPELGAITQRWLDEALAQPATGGTLPLRMEVSVGQLDPRLRLAPCARVEPYLPAGARLWGRTRLGLRCVDGGVRWNVFLPITVKAYGPAWVLAGNVATGTVLTQHDAMESEVDWAAERAAIVANPEAWVGQIAARPLLAGQALRQDMVRAPDLFKSGAQVRVVAQGQGYAVTAVGRALSAGSEGQNIRVRMANGRLVSGIVLSDGTIEAAL, encoded by the coding sequence ATGTCGGCCCGGGCCGACCAGACGCCCGAGCTCGGCGCCATCACCCAGCGCTGGCTCGACGAGGCGCTGGCGCAGCCAGCCACGGGCGGCACCCTGCCGCTGCGCATGGAGGTGAGCGTGGGCCAACTCGATCCGCGCCTGCGCCTTGCGCCCTGCGCGCGGGTCGAGCCCTATCTGCCCGCCGGCGCGCGCCTGTGGGGGCGCACGCGCCTGGGGCTGCGCTGTGTCGACGGTGGCGTGCGCTGGAACGTGTTTCTGCCCATCACCGTCAAGGCCTACGGACCTGCGTGGGTGCTGGCCGGCAATGTGGCCACGGGCACCGTGCTGACGCAGCACGATGCCATGGAGTCCGAGGTGGACTGGGCCGCGGAGCGCGCCGCCATCGTCGCCAACCCCGAGGCCTGGGTCGGACAGATCGCCGCGCGCCCGCTGCTTGCCGGTCAGGCGCTGCGCCAGGACATGGTGCGCGCGCCCGATTTGTTCAAGTCAGGCGCACAGGTGCGCGTGGTGGCTCAAGGGCAGGGGTACGCGGTCACAGCGGTGGGCCGGGCCCTCAGTGCCGGCAGCGAGGGGCAGAATATTCGTGTCCGCATGGCGAATGGCAGGCTAGTAAGCGGCATTGTTCTATCCGACGGGACGATAGAGGCGGCTTTGTGA
- the flgF gene encoding flagellar basal-body rod protein FlgF: MDRIIYTSMTGASAAAHRQSVLSHNLANVSTNGFRAEMSNFRSVPLQGSGSTTRVFALEATSGHVETPGPVQRTGRNLDAMAMGNAWFAVQGLDGTEAYTRAGNFELTPEGQLVTPTGLPALSDGGTPITAPQGAELTLGADGTITAQVPGQQPQNLGRLKLATPQQDDPLQRGDDGLFRTASGEPMASDPGARLLAGALEGSNVNPVEAMVGMIAAARQFEQQMRLLQTAENDDKSAAQLLSLNG; this comes from the coding sequence ATGGACCGCATCATCTACACCAGCATGACCGGCGCGAGTGCGGCAGCGCACCGCCAGTCGGTGCTGTCGCACAACCTGGCCAACGTCTCCACGAACGGCTTTCGCGCCGAGATGTCCAACTTCCGCTCCGTGCCGCTGCAGGGCAGCGGATCGACCACACGCGTGTTCGCGCTCGAGGCCACCTCGGGTCATGTCGAGACCCCCGGCCCGGTGCAGCGCACGGGCCGCAACCTCGATGCCATGGCCATGGGCAATGCCTGGTTTGCCGTGCAGGGGCTGGACGGCACAGAGGCCTACACGCGCGCCGGCAACTTCGAGCTCACGCCCGAGGGCCAGCTCGTCACGCCCACCGGCCTGCCCGCGCTCTCGGACGGCGGCACACCCATCACCGCGCCTCAAGGGGCCGAGCTGACGCTGGGTGCGGACGGCACCATCACCGCCCAGGTGCCCGGCCAGCAACCGCAGAACCTGGGCCGGCTGAAACTGGCCACGCCCCAGCAGGACGACCCGCTGCAGCGCGGTGACGACGGGCTGTTTCGCACCGCCTCGGGCGAGCCCATGGCCAGCGACCCGGGCGCCCGCCTGCTGGCCGGCGCGCTCGAGGGCTCGAACGTGAACCCGGTGGAGGCCATGGTCGGCATGATCGCCGCGGCGCGCCAGTTCGAGCAGCAGATGCGCCTGCTGCAGACCGCCGAGAACGATGACAAGTCGGCAGCACAGCTGCTGAGCCTGAATGGCTAA
- the flgE gene encoding flagellar hook protein FlgE gives MGFQQGLSGLNASSKNLDVIGHNIANSGTVGFKASRTEFADMVASAIGTSGGTNAGIGVQVGAVAQQFTQGNITVTGNNLDVAINGNGFFILQPSNGSPHTYTRAGNFKLDDLGNLVTNSGEKLMGYPAGSTTLAPIVFPTGAYIAPQKTGSVSAEFNLDARATVGTMYGTSIQVFDDLGKPITVDFEFTNTGPNAWSATAAVAGGAPITLPPLSFDPSSGSITAGATGTLNIPSPPASTAFSTSVDFSRATQYGAKFAVTDLTQTGYTAGSLTGINIGDDGRIMARYSNGVTRSEGSLALANFRNTQGLAPIGNNNWAATIESGPAVPGQPGSGNLGALRSGALEDSNVDLTAELVNMMTAQRAYQANAQTIKTQDQVMSTLVNLR, from the coding sequence ATGGGTTTCCAACAAGGCCTCTCGGGCCTGAATGCATCGTCGAAAAACCTGGACGTCATCGGCCACAACATCGCCAACTCGGGCACGGTGGGTTTCAAGGCATCGCGCACCGAGTTCGCCGACATGGTGGCATCTGCCATCGGCACCTCGGGCGGCACCAACGCCGGCATTGGCGTGCAGGTGGGCGCCGTGGCGCAGCAGTTCACGCAGGGCAACATCACCGTCACGGGCAACAACCTCGACGTGGCCATCAATGGCAATGGGTTCTTCATCCTTCAGCCAAGCAACGGCTCTCCACACACGTACACCCGCGCCGGCAACTTCAAGTTGGACGATCTTGGCAACCTGGTCACCAACAGCGGTGAAAAATTGATGGGCTACCCAGCCGGCAGCACCACGTTGGCTCCCATCGTGTTTCCGACGGGGGCGTACATCGCTCCGCAGAAGACCGGCAGTGTTTCCGCCGAATTCAATCTTGACGCTCGCGCGACGGTGGGCACCATGTACGGAACATCCATTCAGGTCTTTGACGATCTTGGGAAGCCCATCACGGTGGACTTCGAATTCACCAACACCGGCCCCAATGCCTGGAGCGCCACAGCAGCGGTGGCAGGGGGCGCCCCGATCACTCTGCCGCCCCTGAGCTTCGATCCCAGCAGCGGCTCCATCACGGCCGGAGCCACAGGAACGCTCAACATTCCCAGCCCGCCGGCTTCGACCGCCTTTTCAACCAGTGTTGATTTCAGCCGCGCAACGCAATACGGCGCGAAGTTTGCCGTCACCGATCTGACGCAAACGGGCTACACCGCAGGCAGCCTCACCGGCATCAACATCGGTGACGACGGACGGATCATGGCCCGCTACTCCAACGGCGTGACCAGATCGGAAGGATCACTGGCACTGGCGAATTTTCGCAACACCCAGGGGCTCGCGCCCATAGGCAACAACAACTGGGCGGCGACCATCGAGTCTGGCCCTGCCGTCCCTGGCCAGCCCGGCAGCGGCAACCTCGGCGCGCTGCGCTCGGGCGCGCTGGAGGACTCCAACGTGGACCTGACGGCCGAGCTCGTGAACATGATGACCGCGCAGCGCGCCTACCAGGCCAACGCGCAAACCATCAAGACGCAGGACCAGGTCATGTCCACCCTCGTCAACCTGCGCTGA
- a CDS encoding flagellar hook capping FlgD N-terminal domain-containing protein — translation MFISPIDTSALDAGATTTSTRRDSSTDPAAMQDRFLKLLVAQLNNQDPMNPLDNAQMTTQMAQINTVTGLQTLNLTMQTMAEQFSTMQQIQGISLIGRSVLSEGNNLTFTDDAGKGLFNLAGAATGVKVEIVTPGGVVVDTMDMGALEGGRHSFDWDAGKYSGNASDLRFRVTATNGESAVQATTLAQSKVMATGSNAGALTLTLDNGNTVNYAKVLGVL, via the coding sequence ATGTTTATTTCTCCCATAGACACCAGCGCCCTGGATGCCGGCGCCACCACCACCTCGACAAGGCGCGACTCATCCACCGACCCGGCCGCGATGCAGGACCGGTTTCTGAAGCTGCTCGTCGCCCAGCTCAACAACCAGGATCCGATGAATCCGCTGGACAACGCACAGATGACGACGCAGATGGCCCAGATCAACACCGTGACGGGCCTGCAGACGCTGAACCTGACCATGCAGACCATGGCCGAGCAGTTCAGCACCATGCAGCAGATCCAGGGCATCTCTCTGATCGGGCGCTCGGTGCTCTCCGAGGGCAACAACCTGACCTTCACCGACGACGCTGGCAAGGGCCTCTTCAACCTGGCCGGTGCCGCCACCGGCGTGAAGGTGGAGATCGTCACGCCCGGCGGCGTGGTGGTCGACACCATGGACATGGGTGCACTGGAGGGTGGCCGCCACAGCTTCGACTGGGATGCGGGCAAGTACAGCGGCAACGCGAGTGACCTGCGCTTTCGCGTGACGGCCACGAACGGAGAAAGCGCCGTCCAGGCCACCACACTCGCGCAGTCAAAGGTCATGGCCACGGGCTCCAATGCGGGAGCCCTGACGCTGACGCTGGACAACGGCAACACCGTCAACTACGCCAAGGTCCTGGGCGTGCTCTGA